Within Bdellovibrio bacteriovorus HD100, the genomic segment AGGTGGCGGAGCTGATGACGGCCTATGCGAACTCTGTGTTCGGGGCGCATTCTTCGGACCTTCCGGCCAGTGCGAATAACTTCGGAAAAGACGGCGTTAAATAAGCCCTCGAAAATTCTAAATAAGTCTTAATCTTTATTCGGCGCGCCAAAGTGTTTCATTCAGGAAAATTGGGCGCCCGACCTTGACTCTTTCCACAGCCGATTCATATTAGCTTCCGTAAATACAGTTTATACATAACTGAGTTTTAAACGGAGGCTCACAATGGCTAAGAACGAAATTGGCGTTCGCCCACTTCATGACAGAATTCTAGTTCGCAGAATGGCGGAAGAAGAAAAAACCGCTGGCGGTCTTTTCATTCCTGACACTGCAAAAGAAAAACCACAAAAAGGCGAAATCATCGCGACTGGCAAAGGCCGCGTAACTGAAGATGGCAAGATCCTTCCATTGGAAGTTAAAGTTGGCGATAAAGTTCTTTTCGGCAAATACGCTGGAACTGAATTGAAACTGGATGGCGCTGAATACCTGATGATGCGCGAAGAAGACATCCTGGGCGTATTTAACTAAATCTAAATATCTACTCCAGCGAAGCTGGAGTGAATAAGAATTGAACGGAGACAATCATGAGTAAAGTAATCACATTCTCAGAAGACGCTCGTACACACATCCTTAAAGGTGTGAACACTCTGGCGAACGCAGTAAAAGTAACTTTGGGCCCTAAAGGTCGCAACGTTGTTATCGACAAATCTTTCGGCTCCCCACTGATCACTAAAGACGGTGTGACTGTTGCGAAAGAAATCGAACTTGAAAACAAATTCGAAAACATGGGCGCTCAGATGGTTAAGGAAGTTGCTTCCAAAACCAACGACGAAGCTGGTGACGGTACAACAACTGCAACAGTTTTGGCGCAAGCTATCTACCGTGAAGGCGCGAAACTTGTTTCCGCTGGTCACAACCCAATGTCTATCAAACGTGGTATCGACAAAGCTGTTGGCATCATCATTGAAGAATTGA encodes:
- the groES gene encoding co-chaperone GroES gives rise to the protein MGVRPLHDRILVRRMAEEEKTAGGLFIPDTAKEKPQKGEIIATGKGRVTEDGKILPLEVKVGDKVLFGKYAGTELKLDGAEYLMMREEDILGVFN